The Brachyhypopomus gauderio isolate BG-103 unplaced genomic scaffold, BGAUD_0.2 sc101, whole genome shotgun sequence nucleotide sequence ggcagactgccctggtcctcgccgtgctacacacacacacaaaacacaaaagcacggcgaagctcttcaaacaaaacactacgcagacaaacacttaccacgagacatgaccacgaacgaaggagaaagaaaaagagactcggcggcttccgatgggtggctggtcattctgtgacgggcaggggtgagcaacaaaaaggaagcgatcacgccaagtctcagggaaaaatgatggtttaatagaaagtgtgcaaacctaaaacccgtgcactatctccaaattaaggatataatgaccagcggtcaactggtacaaagacaagacatatataggcaaacatacgaccctcaggtgaaacggatcacgggctccgcccacctgagggacgcacatgacgtcaccaaacaacaacaacaacagccgctgtggacagaggcggccggtagggggccgcctcaccgtgacaccttgtaaatcctgtaaagattgtaaagctgctttgtgacaattattattacagtgaCAATTAGATTTGATATATTAACCACCTCTCATGTTATTCTTGCAAATTTGTAATGGAAAGGACGCTAGACAGCACATTTGGACCAATTTATTGTCTAAAATTCCACCTTAAATGGTCCCACCATATTCCTGAAGCTGTGAATAAGAAAGCTAGAGTTGACTTCACCTCACCATTATCACATTAAATTCAAACTATAAGCAGGCATGTTTCGACATCAAGAGTTCTGGATGTATTTATCTCCATATTAACTCCATAACTCTCCCTATTAATTACAACTAACACAGTTGTTGTGTTTCCACTGTATTTAACAGCCCTGTTTCAAACTATACAGCTTGCTGTAGTTTCATTTTCTGCAATAAAATAAAGCCAAACGGCGCATGTCTTCCTCTCAGACATTTCAATACTCCGGTGGTGTCTCTCTCCGTACTgtaaaggcccattcacaccctagggtaattacggatacggactctttcgtccggttccggaggtcgtttcatccgtcagtgggtccgttgccagagcgcttacgaatccgtagtaacggagcaataAAAACCGGAAAtcggggcagtagagagtcagaagcatcggaagtacaccaattcgggaaaatcaatgaagaagagtcctggactttaaaaaatggcactcgagttagaagagaaactttgcgagttggttagaggctacattctgctatgGTGCGATAAACAgtgatgcaaaaacagctgggaggagattgctggtgcgccggtgccggaaatctgggcctggcccagaatcattttatgcctcaaatctaactagaaacatggcatattgagtagttaagcgcacaggtgaaatggttcagaggggcaagttcagaggactgctgtatgcctgtaccgtcttgggccaggcaaaactcaattgtatcatacctAAGTCGTTCCTATATGTATAAGGAACCTGATTTTGGTGTGGCACAAAATctttttatgcctcaaatctaattggaaacatggcatattgagtaaagtgcataggtgaaatggttcagaggggcaagttcagaggcttgctgtatgcctgtaatgtcttgggccaggcaaatctCAATTGCATCAttcataactagttcctatatgtatgggACACCTGATTTTGGTGTGGCCCatcatcattttatgcctcaaatctaattggaaacatggcatattgagtaaagtgcacaggtgaaatggttcagagagGCACATtgagaggcctgctgtatgcctgtaaggtattgggccaggcaaaactcaaatgcatcatacataactagttcctatatgtatgagacacctgactttggcctggcccaacatcattttatgcctcaaatctaactggaaacatggcatttgagtagttaagcgcacaggtaaaatggttcacaggggcaagttcagaggcctgctgtatgcctgtaaggtcttgggccaggcaaaactcaaatgcatcatacataactagttcctctATGTATGAGACACCTGACCTTGACCTGGCccaacatcattttatgcctcaaatctaactggaaacatggcatttgagtagttaagcgcacaggtgaaatggttcagaggggcaagttcagaggcctgatgtatgcctgtaaggtcttgcgccaggcaaaactcaattgtatcatacataaatAGTTCCTATATAtatgagaaacctgattttggcctggcccagaatcattttatgcctcaaatctaactggcaAAATGACATATTGACTAtttaagcgcacaggtgaaatggttcatgaggtggatttcagaggcttgctgtatgcatgtaaggcattgggccaggcaagtaacatatgcatcatacataactctttactatatgtaagagaaacctgtttttggcctggcccagcataattttatgcctcaaatccaactggaaacatgacacatggaGTGGTGCGCACAGGTCAAATGATGCAGAGCAGCAATttaagaggcctgctgtatgcctgtaaggtcttcgGTCAGGCAAAACTCTAATGCTTCATAAATAACAGGTTACTCTAATTTGAGGTAttaaatgatgttggatcaggctaaaatcaggttcctctcttagggagtgacctgttcttcatgatgcatttgttatatctctggcccaccatcaataaggccttcaataagcaTCTGAAACTGCCCATTTAAATCTGTTCacctatatgcccactgctcaatatgccatgttgtgtgctggtatttcttcttccaattcatttgtgttttagaacagcatttctgtgtttttagttttaaatCTAagaatgtttccttacgttagaaatgctgacaaATTCAATCATTATGTACAAATCGCGTACAATTGGAacaacttgaaatagaaaccatttacaACCATTTACAATGGTTACACTCAGTGCagcccgcaaatagatcaataataatttaataattaaaagaaaaaaaaaactgatagagcaggacttttttgttcttgtcacgtagggctactcccccctctcccgtatcggtgttgttccttgcccggttatcccgccctgcgtgtctgttgccctggtttccctctgtctgccatgcaCGTgttgtcattgtgttcagttgtgtctagtttagtcctgtgtacttgtatctctgtgtttcgcccgttgtcggttatttgtggtttgttcggttttgtggattatctctgtcatcgctgttctggtattttccgtctccgttgtgtttctccgttgtgaatgactctcctgttacgactcctgcctgtcctgttgaccacttgggcggctctcccgttttgaccctgTACAAAtgacttcgcctatggaattccccttattaaatctcgctcttctcagcgtttgtgtccgcctcctcgctctgcagcgcgctacgcgttacagttctttgatatgaaggagttcaaattcctttttgcacttttttattgagcaaatgttttgtctttgttgcttattaaggacgttaatgcatttatatgcagaaaatagatgtatgttggtgcaataaacatacagatctgaattcatttaaaatgtgttattattgagaataatttgtagtgtctttcatatccaattatttgaagtgcgtggtcatgtggccctccaataatagtgctgaaaaatttttggccctctttatcatggaagttgcccatccctggtttaatctatcgcttttaaacaaagtgcgtagcaaacacgcatcgtgaacataccctttttgaataaggaaccaacttcagccgccgaataaggagctgcgaataagtaaccaaccaAATCTCAAAcagcgaataagtaaccaacttcagccttgTCAGTGGTTCCTGTTACAAAGATAAAAGCTTATATGCTAGCTATGTTGTACGGTTTTATTACAGTAGCTTTAATGTACGATTTAATTGATTTTATGCTGTTATAGTGGATGTATTGTAATGTTACATATATTTCGTTTGGTTATTCATTGAAGTATTTTACGTTTAGGTGAAatcatatagatagatatatacggGTGTACTTTTCCTAAGCACAATAACAACATTCGGGAGAAGCTTTGACGCCCCCTCAGGAACTcctttagaaaatgtttactgTGTATTGTCTCCCCACCCCCACGTAATTTACACCCTTGGTTTCTGATTATTTTCCCATTGTTAATCGGTTTCTCTTTTTGTAAATATCCATCGCACAATATAAAATGATCTAGTCTTGTAAATAGTCACCCTGCAAGATCccttgtctttttcaaattagtATCTATATTTCAgagcaaataaaataaatgatggGAATAACATGTATTATTTTAAGCTTGCATGTTAAGCATGTTAATGTTGTCACCCTGAGTGCATGTAGTCTTGGTAAAGGTCGTCGTGATCTGTGGGATCGGCATTTGAGTTTTCAACCCATCTGTCATTTTCTCCAGTTGTTTGTACATTGTTATTTATCAGTGACAGACAATATGAgatcaaatatacattttactaaAACGTTATGTTGGTGTTTATAGGAAGATATGCTGTAGTGCAGGCATGTCCAAAGTTCGGACCGGGCGACAATATGTGGCCTGCCAGCACAGTATAAAATGCCCTTTtacaaaaaagctattttatatttcaccagaagatggcagtagatcTCGTCTATACTGTAGATCTCGAACACCTTTTACAGCATTTACAGATACGCTGTAAAAATGACATGGCATTTAATAAGGAATGGCATGGAGATATATGTTGACAAACAGTTCGAATAAAGTAGATGTGTTAGATCTACATCACATGTGcatgttttactttttatgtcattttaaataaatgtgaagtatggaaattttaaaatgattttattCTAATTATTTTCAGTCCAACAGAAATTTTGAAGAAGTTGTCACATTTGAGATcttctgaagaggtgagttataTTTTAAACATGTGACTGATACATTTCGCAGTATAATCCAGATAATTAAACAACagtttaaagcacacacacaaccttcagGTAGCCTGTAGTCCCAATTGTACCTTTTGGATTTTGGagccttgtttgtttttgggtcttTGAACGggctcccaatctcattatacacacacaggctggattatacatcctttaacacagtatctcccaatctcattatacacacacaggctgggttatacctcctttaacacaatattaacacagtatctcccaatctcattatacacacacaggctgggttatacatcctttaacacagtatctcccaatctcattatacacacacaggctggattatacatcctttaacacagtattaacacagtatctcccaatctcattatacacacaggctgggttatacatcctttaacacagtattaacacagtatctcccaatctcattatacacacacaggctggattatacatcctttaacacagtatctcccaatctcattatacacacacaggctgggttatacctcctttaacacaatattaacacagtatctcccaatctcattatacacacacaggctgggttatacatcctttaacacagtatctcccaatctcattatacacacacaggctggattatacatcctttaacacaatattaacacagtatctcccaatctcattatacacacacaggctgggttatacatcctttaacacagtatctcccaatctcattatgcacacacaggctggattatacatcctttaacacagtattaacacagtatctcccaatctcattatacacacaggctgggttatacatcctttaacacagtattaacacagtatctcccaatctcattatacacacacaggctggattATACATCatttaacacagtattaacacagtatctcccaatctcattatacacacacaggctgggttatagaCCCTTCTGATCAGGACAGTAACTCTGCTATGGAGCTATAATGCAGCCAAATCAttgtaaacaaacagaacatcaaatcaaatatatttgtatagcgcttttcacaacatatgttgtcacaaagcgctttacaggatttacaaggttaacaatactatgggtccaaatccctaatgagcaagccaaaggcgacagtggcaaggaaaaactccctagatggtggggaataggaagaaacctatTCATTTTTATTCACCTATTCATTcagttttcattccgtgtcggagcgacaatactggaattgtaggctccaactgcagtgttactccacaagtgaacctcggagaagaaagatatgtgatgtggtaaatatgtaacagattattcaaaggccaaactaaacagataagtctttagttgagttttaaacattgagactgtgtctgagtcccgaataaaggcaggaagattattccacagttgtggagctttaaaagaaaaggctcttccacctgctgtgatctttttgatcctaggaacagttaataagcctgcgtcctgtgaacgaagtgaacgtgctggattgtaatgatcaataagttcactaagatactctggagctaagccatgcagtgttttatatgttaataaaagtattttatagtcaatacggaatctaactggcagccaatgtaatgatgatagtacaggactaatgtgatcaaatttttttgttttcgttaaaactcgcgctgctgcgttctgaaccagctggagtttgtttatcgatttaccagaacatccagctagaagactattgcaataatctaggtGAGAGGATATGAAGGCATGGATTAGCTTTTCCGCATCactattatttaatatatttctaattttagcaatgttgcgtaagtgaaagaatgctaccctagttatattattaatgtgtgaatcgaacgagagatctgggtctattgtgacgcccaagttctttacctctgcgctgggagttatagtaaaggaatgtagattcaatgctacattacgtatcttgtctctcgctgccctagacccaactattattagctctgttttatctggatttagtgctagaaagttacacgccatccaatgttttatctcttctacacacttctcgattttactgtttacacctaaatcatcgggtttagccgataaatatagttgggtgtcgtctgcgtaggagtggaaactgatgtcgtgcttatgcataatctcgcctaagggtaacatatGTAAAGTataaatagaagtggtcctaggactgtcccttgtgggacaccatatttaacctgaacagatttagatgttttattattaacacttacacattggaagcggtcagtcagatatgatctaaaccaggagagtgcgactcctttaatacctaccgtgttttctagtcgatccagcaaaatgttgtggtctacagtatcaaaagctgcgctaagatctaacagtataaggaacgagatgagcccattatctgacgatattagtaaatcattcactaccctaagtaaagctgtttcagtgctgtagaattttagagataaataggagattagaaattggtctatagttggctagaatctgtggatcgagattctgttttttaatcaagggtctaattacgacgcattttaattgtttgggcacatatcctaggttaagggaactgttaatcatattaagtaagggccctgtaatagttgggagtaggtctttgaatagatgggttggaactgggtcgaatatacatgatgtaggcttagacgaatgaattagtgttgtgagctctttttgcgatataggatcgaagccatttagctcagtaatatttttggatgcgtagttactaatacctatactactggggttggattggaggttaggctgtgatgtattatgactctgttaGTTGGataatatctattttattactaaaaaagtttaaaaattcatcactagtgtgtgtaagtgccatattagaactagtgtcattgatatttcttgttagttttgatacgGTCACGAAGAGAAATCTatggttatttttgttgttttctattagtgtcgaataatatgaggctctagcttttattagggcatgtttatatttgactacggcgtctttccatgcgattctaataggggtgacctgcaatagtcgctgattcgactatagtcgactataccccctagtcgactatgaacgtcatagtcgaatgtaccattctaactgcatggggatacccaaggatgcagctaagcattagttgttacatgaaatgtctttgttttcgttatatatagccttttgtcaaataaaattatcctaatttctgttaataaatatttttaaatgatgtttgcgcattaacaataggcatcttccttactaaacattcataaatcacaccctgcagttgcacaatccaaacgagcggagctgaacacgctacagaatacgcagcatctgccgcgagattataatggctactaaaaaacttcaaaagtattttgaaaaagataaagatgaatcaaacaaagtaaagtgcaagttatgtcatcaacgtctttaatttcgcacgacaacaactaagatggcataccatttaaaacgcgtaaggcgaaaaaaacagttcagccgtttgtcgtttcggtcatcgtcgcgtctcgtcgcggtttgtctcgaaataagtaaataaataaaagctgaataaagccaacctaccgtgtttattcatttatctgaatgttttaggtttttactttgaagaggaaaaaagtcctgaatgagaacgggatcccgtttaaggtgctctaaataaaaaaaataaaaataaacctgattcgactattagtcggctaaagggaaaagctgacgaatcagattcgactatgaaaatccttagttgaatacacccctagattctaaacacttctagtgaggtggatctccatttgcgctccgctgctcgagctgcctgttttagaagacgagtgtggtcgtcataccatggtgcaagctttttccctaattaattttgttttaactggagctacactgtagAACATATTCCACAAATATTCTATTTGCAAGCAAACAACGTTATTTTCAAACGACAACAGTgacttacaaatacaaaatgcgATAGTTGTAAATTCGTATGTGACGTTCAAGCAAATGCacagcaactttctaatacatcacactacacgcaCAAATACATACGTACAAAATATGTCCTTTGTGGATCATGTGACTTTTTGCACACTTTTAACAGGAGTGCTTTCTAAAGAGGCCAacatcatttttacctttaatcaacctggaaacatggcacaatgagtaatcgtgtgcacaggtgaattttctgtgatatgttggtgctgcccatagattaattctctgatgcacaataatttaaaagatcaaatcacactgctggaactcataaggagcttcaacagaccaaagcagctctgcagcaccatgagagagaaaggaaggaaaagaacaactttgaaaataaagttgatgaaccctacaaaataaaagtccctataGACTGGCACTGAAcctaacagagagagacacgtatcacaaaatgttttcattttagtgaagtaaGGAAGCCTAGCACTCCTGATGTCTCCTGATGGTCTTTAGCATGAATGTCTTTAGAATTAATGTCTTTAGCATTATGCAGAGCCCAAATGGTTGTTTGTCATGATTGCAAATTCATTGTGAGAAGAAGATGAAACAATGTCTTTTTCCTCTAGGAATTAATGCTATCCACTTTCCTCAACAGGTAAACTttacctacataaacacatttatctgtgaggagtatgtcagactgctgaaatcagtaaacatggaaaaggagaaaatCTACAACTGCTtacagtgtgggaagagttttactgaaCAAAGTGATCTccagaaacaccagcgcattcacacaggagagaagccatatcactgctcagagtgtgggaagagttttactagacagagtcatctcaatgtacaccagcgcattcacacaggagagaagccatatcactgctcagagtgtgggaagagttttactacacaaggAAATCTCCAGCAGCACCAGcatattcacacaggagagaagccgtatcactgctcagagtgcgggaagagttttactaaacagagtcatctcaacgtacaccagcgcattcacacaggagagaaaccatattactgctcagagtgtgggaagagttttactaaacagagtcatctcaacgtacaccagcgcattcacacaggagagaagccatatcactgctcagagtgtgggaagagttttactacacagggaggtcttcaactgcaccaacacattcacacaggagagaagccatatcactgctcagagtgtgggaagagttttactacacagagtcatctcaacgtacaccagcgcattcacacaggagagaaaccatatcactgctcagagtgtgggaagagttttactacacagggaggtcttcaactgcaccaacacattcacacaggagagaagccatatcactgctcagagtgtgggaagagttttactacacagagtcatctcaacgtacaccagcgcattcacacaggagagaaaccatatcactgctcagagtgtgggaagagttttactagacagagtcatctcaacgaacaccagcgcattcacacaggagagaagccatatcactgctcagagtgtgggaagagttttactacacagagaagtcttcagcaacaccagcgcattcacacaggagagaaaccatatcactgctcagagtgtgggaagagttttactacacagggaagtcttcaactgcaccagcgcattcacacaggagagaagccatatcactgctcagagtgtgggaagagttttactgcacagggaagtcttcaactgcaccagcgcattcacacaggagagaagccatatcactgcttagagtgtgggaagagttttactatacAGAGTTATCTCAaagaacaccagcgcattcacacaggagagaagccatatcactgctcagagtgtgggaagagttttactatacagagtcatctcaacgtacaccagcgcattcacacaggagagaagccgtatcactgctcagagtgtgggaagagttttactcaacagaatagtctcaaaacacaccagcgcattcacacaggagagaagccatatcagtgctcagagtgtgggaagagttttactacacaaggAAATCTCCAgcagcaccagcgcattcacacaggagagaagccatatcactgctcagagtgtgggaagagttttactcaacagtgtaatcttcaactgcaccagcacattcacatcggagagaagccatatcactgctcagagtgtgggaagagttttactcagcggagtcatctccagcaacatcaacacattcacacaggtaaacagtaGTGGGAGACTGTGGGCACAGACGTTTGAACATTTTCTCATCAGTCATGAATGATTTTAGTATCTTTATGTTTTCACTCTCCATGGCTAGGAGGCTAACTGGCATCAGTGTCCCTGCTTGGTTATGAATGTGATGAGTTTGTTAGTGTAAATGTGGATCGGGACGAAGTGTCGGATAACAATACAGAGGTGTATACACAAAAACCACATATACAAATATGCTCCGTACCCCCCAAAAAATGTTTTGGTACCTCTGGGGGATTCTAGGGGTGCCACCAGTATGGCGTTATTTCACTGCCAATAGTCGATAGCACATTTTTTAAGTGCGAGAGCGTGATTCACGCAGCTCTCGcggattttctttttttctcacgCAAAATATAAATGTGCACTCTCATATTTACTCTTAGGTTTGCTGGTACTGCCATCCGGCCCTCGTTTCAGCGCAGTGTGGGGAGGAGGGTGAACCCAGGGGTTAGTGCTGGTGTTCCTGAAGTCTCCATACCCGCCTGTATCACCCAGGTCTCCACGCCCCCTGCTGACGTCGTTCCGTTGGCCACACCCCCTGCTGACGTCGTTCCGGTGGCCACGCTCGCTGATGACGTCGTTCCGGTGGCCACGCCCTCTGATGATGTCGTTCCGGTGGCCACGCCCTCTGATGACAACGTTCCGGCGGCCATGGGGCCCAATCACGCTGTTGGCCGCGTCCCCGGACGACTCCTGCCCGTTGGCCGCGTCCCCGGACGACTCCTGCCCGTTGGCCGCGTCCCCGGCTCCTGATGTCGCCTGCCCGGCTGCCTCGGCCCCCGACGACGTCCGCCCGGCTGCCTCGGCCCCCGACGACGTCCGCCCGGCTGCCTCGGCCCCCGACGACGTCTCCTCTGCCGCCTCGGCCCCCGACGACGTCTCCTCTGCCGCCTCGGCCCCTGACGACGTCTCCTCTGACGCCTCGGCCCCCGAGTTCTCCAGGGCCGACTGGGCGCCTCtgcctcctgttcccgctgcccgccggcggaccccgcctgttcccgctgcccgccggcggaccccgcctgttcccgctgccagTCTCTGCAAGTCCCCGTGCACCGTCGGCCTGTCCTGCTGGTCCCCGCAGGCCCCAGTCCGACTCCTAGCCCGCAGGCTCCCAGGAACGCTTGTCTGACTGCGCAGGTCCCCACAGTGACTGCTTTGCCTGCCTGTGGGCCTGGGACTGAGTCTGTGCCATCCTGTTTATGTGCCGGCCCTTCTGTTGATCCTGTTTTGCCCTTACCTGTGTTCCCTTTGTTGCCCTGTCCTGTGCCTGGTTTCCTgttggtccctgtccctgtgtgtgtgtctgttcgcgTCCACGTgtccgtccctgtgtctgtttcttgtggtttcctccaggtccctgtacCCGTCTCGGTTCCCCAGATCGTCACCCACTTCGTCCCCGTCCCGATCTCCGTTGTCGTCCGCCTGTTGTCTTCTGAAGCCCGGTCTTCCCTTGTTTCCAATCC carries:
- the LOC143497158 gene encoding uncharacterized protein LOC143497158, whose amino-acid sequence is MEKEKIYNCLQCGKSFTEQSDLQKHQRIHTGEKPYHCSECGKSFTRQSHLNVHQRIHTGEKPYHCSECGKSFTTQGNLQQHQHIHTGEKPYHCSECGKSFTKQSHLNVHQRIHTGEKPYYCSECGKSFTKQSHLNVHQRIHTGEKPYHCSECGKSFTTQGGLQLHQHIHTGEKPYHCSECGKSFTTQSHLNVHQRIHTGEKPYHCSECGKSFTTQGGLQLHQHIHTGEKPYHCSECGKSFTTQSHLNVHQRIHTGEKPYHCSECGKSFTRQSHLNEHQRIHTGEKPYHCSECGKSFTTQRSLQQHQRIHTGEKPYHCSECGKSFTTQGSLQLHQRIHTGEKPYHCSECGKSFTAQGSLQLHQRIHTGEKPYHCLECGKSFTIQSYLKEHQRIHTGEKPYHCSECGKSFTIQSHLNVHQRIHTGEKPYHCSECGKSFTQQNSLKTHQRIHTGEKPYQCSECGKSFTTQGNLQQHQRIHTGEKPYHCSECGKSFTQQCNLQLHQHIHIGEKPYHCSECGKSFTQRSHLQQHQHIHTGLLVLPSGPRFSAVWGGG